From the Manihot esculenta cultivar AM560-2 chromosome 14, M.esculenta_v8, whole genome shotgun sequence genome, the window ttaaaacgtttttatcgttTCTTtacgtcaataaaatagtctctcctcctcctcctcaaaaaagaaagaaaaaaagaagataatgatgaaggagaagaagaggaacaaaaagaagaggaagaagaaggagaagaagaagaagaagaagaagaagaagaagaagaaggagaataagaagtagaagaaaaagaaggaggaggaagaatcgatgaagaagaaggaggaggaggaggaggaggaggaggaggaggaggaagaggaggaggaaaagaaaaaggaaaagaaggaggtaatttaatcttttactatctttttaatggcaaaaatagatggaatgactattttattgatagagaaaaaatataagaacgttttaataggtttctaaaaatatagggactgatttgttaataatgataataattaaagattaaattgtaaatctctcaataatttatttagtgtaggtattatatataaaataaatatattgtactaattaattataatataacttataaaaaattgctttaaaaaaaacttataaaaaaatatattttaaaatataataattattaaaattttccaCAATTTTTTATcccatttttttgaaaaaaaatattaaattttatgcaCTGTTTGGTGCTTACGTTtttctttaaaagaaaataataaaggaTTCAGGACTTTCCTATGTATAGCCTCTTCAAGATGTCCATCTACTTTTATCATGACCTCATTGTTGTTTCCTAATTTTCTAAGATatcttttttccccttttttaatataaattaataattgctTTGCTGTTCGaaagaaaaattcattagttaaggatataattttataatataaatacattattttattatttaaaatttttaagggTTAAATTTGTTAAATTCTTAGATAAATTATTTGCTGTTTAATtaccaaaaagcttttaaaaattgaagattaatttctgaattcgatCTGTATGTTTTGGTTTCTGGCTTAAGCGATAGCTTTTGGAGGTGTCTCAGACTCAGTCACACACAAAGATATCTATGAGCTACCCCTTTCTGTTGGTTACAAAGTCTCTCTACCTTTGAAGCTAAGAACGAAACAGCTGAGAGCACTGTCCTTACCCATCAACATCCCACCCCAACCGCGCATCCAAGGTGGGGCCGGGGTGGCTACtcctgaaaatttttaaatgactATTCGCTAATTTTATCCTAACGTTAGATAAAGgctcataattttttaaaaatttattaattcattaaaatatctttatattttataagattaaatatcttatttttttaaataattattaatttattattaatatttatattatttaatttataaaattttagttatacaTATTACttaatctataaaattttagctatatatattatttagcatttataaatttaaatatttatattgtttaatttatttagccaatgctaaaataaatttattaataattttttataaattattaaacaatataattttataatttataagatGCGTTATTTGTGTAATTTTTGATATAGATAAactactaaatttaaaattaaactctaACAATTTCAAATATTGTTTTTACGACAACCAATCTACTTCTCCATTATTTTCTTTGCCTTTAATATTCaagattttaactttaattatcctaattaatttttttaaatatttataagataaattataaacttattatttaatttatttttatataatcacTTTTTATTGTTAAAGAGTATAggtatttttatttacttttatttatgccattgaaattatatattatattatttaaatttatgaaaataagttttaaatttttagaaaaagaaaaagagatttaTGAGTGATGGTtagattatttaatagtttttataaattatttacattaaaaaatttaaatttaaaaaaattagagttTAATAGATTATGAGTtggattatttaatttttaaaaaataaatcttaattataaataaaatcaaatgatatttatATGGATAATAAgataaaatattcaaattttttaaaaaaattatgaagtgGGTAAATTAATTTAccttaaaaatgaaattaaacaaacaaaaaataataaaacaaataagATTAAGATGAAATTGGCCCTCTAAGGGTCCGCGGCTCGCCCACTGGCCCCTCCCACCGTCGAATCCATAGTTCTGGGATTGGCAAATCTTGAATTTAAGTTTTGGCATCTGGTTGAGCTTAAGCTTGACTTCGTTTTTTACAAACATGCAAGCTGGTATAACCTTCAAGCTTTCATGTTTCTCAACTTATTCAGTTAGTTGTCAATGGCGGAATCGCAAGCTTTAGTTGTGGACCGCTTCCTTCCTTTCTTGCTCACCGGACGCTACAGCTTCAACCTTTGTTCTTACTAGCCATGCTCTGAGCATCCTCTGGAGTACAATGCAGTTAAGATTTCTAGTTTCAAGGCTATGGGCCTTGTATATTCTTGTGATTTTCTTTGTAAGGGAGTCTGAACCAGCCATAATTTTCTTTCCCATGGGGTCAACATTTTCTGGAACAACAATGGATTTATGGTATCAGATAACGTCCTTGATCACTCGTAGGTTGGTCATTGTTGATCGGAGGCTTGTGACGAGGACCTCCTCCTCCTGGATAGTCTTTGTTCATCAAGTTAACAATTTCCATGGCAGCCTCGTCAAGAAGCTTTTGTGATTCAAGAGTTTGAGATGAGTTATTTAACTCTTGGGGAATTGGATTTGTTGACCTTGACGAGCTTTCCGAGCTGCTGCCTGTAGTAATTGAAACCGGTTTTGAATATTGAAAGCATGCTTGGTTGGGCCTCTCGGCTGGAGCTTGTCGGTTTCTGGCACTCCCGACTTTGCCTTCATCAGTCTACTTCCCTTCTAGATCAAGAAGagaaaatcaaattataaatatgaaactgagaagaaaaaattaaatatataggcATCTCAGACAGTAACGGAAACCTGATCTGTTAAGCTCTCCTGTGAAGCCCAGGTGCTTCTTTGAAGCATATGTGTTCTTTCCTGCATTCAGACAATCAAATTGAAACATAACGATAACATGAGTTTTGCCTTTAACCAAAGTGATTAATCAACTCTGCCATTAGTTGAAGTAAGTTTGAACATCcggaattaattaaaaaaccaAAAGGATGACCTTTAAATGAAAATGGATTTCTATTCAATGTCAATTACATCTGTATTTGCATACATACAAATATTGATATTTCGCACTTGTATTCACTAGAACACCcatcaaagaaaataaaatatatgaaaccAAAATTGACAAAGATAACACATGGCTATCTTTTGAGGGCTTCGCCACTGTTCTTCCTCGCTCTCAGTTATTCTTAGGAGGGTGAGGTCTTGGCACATGATAATCGGCGCTGAAATCCGTAAAACGAGCCCTTTTGTCCTTCAAAGGATTAGACCTCCTACCACTCATCCGTTTACATTTCCCATTCAAAATCCTCTTCCCAGTTCTATGGTCACAGTTTCCTACAAAATGAGCTGCACCTGAAAACTCCAAGTCTTCTTTGTTTAAAGATTCCTCTTTCATCTTTTCTTGCAAACCCATTCTCGTCAGCTTCATT encodes:
- the LOC110600157 gene encoding uncharacterized protein LOC110600157; its protein translation is MASTRFSGFLLMFILLLHEGNSCATIITHQAKGKTVVAKGNKLAAVDETKLEISYGVPAAMAELSDTRLRGRKMKLTRMGLQEKMKEESLNKEDLEFSGAAHFVGNCDHRTGKRILNGKCKRMSGRRSNPLKDKRARFTDFSADYHVPRPHPPKNN